In Aeromicrobium sp. A1-2, the DNA window CTGGATGCACGGATCGGCGAGCTGGCGGGGAGTACTGCCCGGGGAGTTCAGCATCAACGCGGCCGGCACCACGAAGATCGTCGGCTCGGCCCAGCGCATCACCCGCGACGGCTGGCTGTTCAGCACAATCATCCAAGTCTCAGACTCGGCCTCGATCCGGGCCGTGCTCACCAGGGCGTACGTCGACATCGGTTACGACCTCGATCCGTCGACGATCGGATCGATCGAGGACTACCGGTCCGGGGTCACGTCCGAGGCGGTCCAGACGGCTCTGATTGAGGCGTACGGCGCCGGAGCCGTGCGTGCACCGCTCTCACAGAGCATCCTCCAGTCACTGTCGACCGGGTCTCCTTGAGCCTGACATTTCTGCTGTCATCCCAGTGAAATAGTTGGGTCGAGCGCTTGATTTTCACGGGTCGAATCGGTTAGAATCGAACATACGTTCTAGTCGACTCCGGAGGTGGTCACCGTGCTGGTCGAGCAGCTCTCCTCGGTCTCCGACGACCTCGCCGGGCTGGAGCCGTGGCGTTCCACGGGCGCCGAGGTGCGTGAGCTGGTGACCTCGGTCCAACGAGCCAGGACCTGCCTGGACGCGGCGATGTCCCGGCTGTCCGGTGCCGCCGATGACATGGGGCTGCCGACCGATGACGGCGCGACGTCGATCACGACCTGGTTGGCCAACCTGACCGGGATGTCCAGGGCGAGGCTGCCAGGCTGGCCGGGCTGGCACGGGTGTCCACCGATCACACCGAGACCACCCGGGCCGCATGGGCCGCGGGTCGGTTGTCGACCGACCAGGCCAGCGTGATCATGAAGGCCATCGATGCGCTGCCCGACTGGGTCGACGACGAGCCGCGCGCCGACGCCGAGGCCCATCTGATCGCCCTGGCCGCCGAGCACAACCTCGACGACCTCAAGCGACTGGCCAACCATGTGCTGGAGGTCATCGATCCCGACGGCGCCGACGAGGTCCTCGGCGAGAAGCTTCGCCGTGAGGAACAGCGCGCCTGGGGTGCGACCAGGCTGTCGATGAGCCGCCGGGGTGATGGCACCACGAAGGGGTCGTTCACGGTCCCGGACCACGACGCCGACACGCTCCGCGCCGCGATCGAGGGCATCATTGCCCCGCGCCGCAACCGGGCCAACGCCGATCGGCACGGCCTGGACGTCGGCGACTTCGCGGCGCTGCCGCGGGACCACAAGATGGGGCTGGCGTTCATCGAGCTCGTCGGGCACCTGCCCACCGAAGCGCTTCCCAAAGCCGGCGGACTGGCCGCGACCGTTGCCGTCACGATCGACATCGACGACCTGCGCACCGGACAGGGCACCGCGACCAGCACGTCAGGCACGACGATGTCCGCGACCCAGGCCCAGCGGTTGGCCTGCAATGCCCAGCTCGTCGCCCTCTACCTAGACAGCGAGTCCCGCGTCATCGATCACGGCATGACGAGGCGGCTGTTCGACCGGCACCAACGCCTCGCCCTGGCCGTCCGTGACGGTGGCTGCGTCTGGTCGGGATGCGACCGGCCGCCGGCCTGGTGCGAGGCGCACCACCTCGACTTCTGGTCCGAGGACGGGCCGACCGACCTGGACAACGCAGCCCTGTTCTGCCACTTCCACCACTTCATGCTCCACGAAGGCCAATGGACCGCCCGCATGGCGAACGACGGCATTGTCGAAGTGATCCCACCGGTCAGGGTCGACCCACACCAGGCACCCCGACGCCACGCCAGATTCACCCGACGACAACCCCGCGCCGCATGACCAAGACCCGAGCCAGGTGAACACAAGCCGGCTTAACAGCAGTTTGTTAATGTACCTAGATGATTCGCACGGCGATGTACGCACGCATTTCTCAGGACCGGCACGGCGACGGTCTGAGCATTGAGCGACAGCGTGCTGATTGTGAGAAGGTTGCGGCCGATCGCCAGTGGGCGATCACGGGCGAATACGTGGACAACGACATTTCGGCCTATTCCGGCAAACTGCGTCCGGGCTTCGAGGCAATGTTGGCCGACATCGAGGCGGGCCAGTTCGATGCAGTGGTGGCGTATCACCAAGATCGGCTAACGCGACGCCCTGCGGAGTTTGAGACGTTCTTGGCAACTTGTCAGCGTGCGGGAGTGAAGTTGTTTGCGACGGCTCGAGGCGACACGAACATTGGCGAGGGTGACGGCATCATGACGGCCCGCATTTATGCAGCGGTCGCAGCCAATCAGTCAGATGCGGCATCGCGCAGGATCAAACGCAAGAACGAAGAACGAGCAGCAGCGGGCATGCCTCATGTGACGGGCCAGCGTGCGTATGGGTACGAGTTGGACAAGATGACAGTAGTTGAGTCAGAGGCGATCGTGATCCGCAAATTGGTGTCGAAGTTTCTGGCTGGGGACTCGCTGATCTCGCTGGCGCGTTGGTTGCAGGCCGAGGGGATCAAGACCGCGACGGGCAAGCACGAGTGGCGCGTGCCCACTGTTCGGAACTTGTTGTGGACTGGTCGGATCGCTGGCCTGTTGGAACGCAATGGGGAGTTGGTTGGCCCGGGGAAGTGGCCAGCGATCATCACTGTGGCGCAGCACGAGCAGATTCGTCATCGCCTGACCCAGAACGCTCAGACCAAGCGGCGCAGCCCGAGGCGGTATCTGCTGGCTGGAAAGGTCTACTGCGGTGCATGCGGCACGAAGATGGTTTCCTCACCTGACGGCGACCGAACCCGCTACGGGTGCCGCAAGGGTCCCGATCATGGCGGGTGCAACAAGGTGTTCATCGCTGGTGGTGCACTCGATGATCTGATCGCTGATGCGGTGTTGACGCGGTTGGACGCTCCTGAGTTGGCAAAGGCGCTGGCTGAGCAGCCCGA includes these proteins:
- a CDS encoding HNH endonuclease signature motif containing protein, with amino-acid sequence MSTDHTETTRAAWAAGRLSTDQASVIMKAIDALPDWVDDEPRADAEAHLIALAAEHNLDDLKRLANHVLEVIDPDGADEVLGEKLRREEQRAWGATRLSMSRRGDGTTKGSFTVPDHDADTLRAAIEGIIAPRRNRANADRHGLDVGDFAALPRDHKMGLAFIELVGHLPTEALPKAGGLAATVAVTIDIDDLRTGQGTATSTSGTTMSATQAQRLACNAQLVALYLDSESRVIDHGMTRRLFDRHQRLALAVRDGGCVWSGCDRPPAWCEAHHLDFWSEDGPTDLDNAALFCHFHHFMLHEGQWTARMANDGIVEVIPPVRVDPHQAPRRHARFTRRQPRAA
- a CDS encoding recombinase family protein, translating into MIRTAMYARISQDRHGDGLSIERQRADCEKVAADRQWAITGEYVDNDISAYSGKLRPGFEAMLADIEAGQFDAVVAYHQDRLTRRPAEFETFLATCQRAGVKLFATARGDTNIGEGDGIMTARIYAAVAANQSDAASRRIKRKNEERAAAGMPHVTGQRAYGYELDKMTVVESEAIVIRKLVSKFLAGDSLISLARWLQAEGIKTATGKHEWRVPTVRNLLWTGRIAGLLERNGELVGPGKWPAIITVAQHEQIRHRLTQNAQTKRRSPRRYLLAGKVYCGACGTKMVSSPDGDRTRYGCRKGPDHGGCNKVFIAGGALDDLIADAVLTRLDAPELAKALAEQPDDDAEAVALTRQIVADTEHKNQLAQAFGQRLIDQSDWFNALKPIVERLEVAKMRLGRLNSHNGLAQHVGNGAKLREAWTTPEMTLQTQAAIVASILDRVIILPATQRSNRLDVSRVRPVWSL